AGATGTGCAGCTACGAGGAGGCTCGAGAATACTTCGAGGACACGACCCAGACGGTTGGTTTAGACAGACTGACTAGAGCACGAGAACACGAGAACCATCAAACCGCTCtgacttgtttgtttgtttacagatcAAGTTCTGGACCATTTACTGCGGTGAGTTCCGTTTAACTGAAAACTAAAGCCTGTAACACGCCAACTACAACACGCCTGTAACACGTGTACTACAACATATCTGTAACACATCTACTACAACAAACCTGTAACATGTCAACTACAACACGCCTGTAACACGTGTACTACAACATATCTGTAACACATCTACTACAACAAACCTGTAACATGTCAACTACAACAAACCTGTAACACGTGTACTACAACATATCTGTAACACATCTACTACAACAAACCTGTAACATGTCAACTACAACACGCCTGTAACACATCAACATCAACACATCTGTAACACATCAACTACAACAAACCTGTAACACGTGTACTACAACATATCTGTAACACATCTACTACAACAAACCTGTAACATGTCAACTACAACACGCCTGTAACACGTGTACTACAACATATCTGTAACACATCTACTACAGCAAACCTGTAACATGTCAACTACAACACGCCTGTAACACATCAACATCAACACATCTGTAACACATCAACTACAACAAACCTGTAACACGTGTACTACAACATATCTGTAACACATCTACTACAACAAACCTGTAACATGTCAACTACAACACGCCTGTAACACATCTGTAACACATCAGCTACATCACACCTTTAAGATGTCAATATCATCACACCTGTAACACGTCAACTACAACACGCCTGTAACACGTCTACTGCAACACATCTGTAACACATCAACATCAACACATCTGTAACACATCAACTACATCAGACCTTTAAGATATCAATATCATCACACCTGTAACACGTCAACTACAACACACATGTAACACATCAACTACAACACACCTGTAACATGTCAACATCAACACACCTGTAACATGTCAACTGCAACACGCCTATAACACGTCAAGAACAACACACCTGTAACACGTTAGTATTCAGCTGTAGGAGTGATCAATATTTAGTTTGGATGGTTTGTTATGATGAGTTTAGTTTTACTAACTGGCAACTAACTGGTAACTAACTAGCGACTGTTTTAATTAGTAAAAACTAACAACAGATCAACGTTTCTCTGCTCAGCCTAAACTGGATGGTTGAATACTTACAGTGAGATTCAACGTGTTGAGTATTTACTACTTTAACTTTCAACTCTAAGTAAATGATTATTATGAAGTACTTGTACCCAAGTACTAAGAGGTGTTGTTGTCATGGAGACGGTGACCAGTGTGAACCCAACCCCTGCCTTCACGGAGGGAACTGTACCGACATGGTGGGCGGTTTCAGCTGCTCCTGCCCCGCCCCCCGCCACGGACGGCTCTGTGAACTGGTTGAACCGGGAGAACTGGGAGACGGAGGGCCGCCACCCATCGCACCACAGTACAAGCAACCAGGTAGGACCACGCCCACCTCTCCACCGCAGAGTCGGGTTAGTTGTGTTGACTGATGGGTCTCTTCCAGAGGTGTCCGAGTGTCCGACTGGAGGCCCGGCGGCGTGCGACCAGCTGTGCACAGCGTCCTTTCACAGCTTTAGGTGCTCCTGCATGTCGGGCTTCAAGCTGCAGAGCGATGGGAGGAGCTGCCAACCTGAAGGTGGGCTTCAAGATAAAAGTTGAACAAACAGCTCCCACTAACCGACCAATAACTGAAGGTCTTTGTGTCCTCAGCGGAGTTTCCCTGCGGACGCCTTCCGGACGCCGCCGCCTCCACCTGTCGCCATGGAAACTGTCCCTGGCAGGTAAGCcctgaagaagacatttaacCCCAATAAACCAAACATGGTGCAGATAGTGCTTGTTTCTGCCTCCAGGTGTCGctgctgagcagcagcagcaggggggCGGAGCTCTGTGGAGGCGTGGTTCTGGGCCGGCGCTCCGTCCTCACCGCGTCCCGCTGCCTCCTTGCCTCTGGTTCCAACCCCAAACCTTCCGACTTCTTCGTGCTCACCGGTGCCGACCGCCGACTATGAACATCCTGCTtcattttcacaataagagTTCACTCACCTGTCTTATCTCGTCTCCTAGGCAACAGGAAGATCCTCCTCCCTGTCCGAGCGCTGTTCCTCCACAACCGTTTCCAGGCGGATCGCCATGACAACGACCTCGCCCTCCTTCAACTAGACGGATTGCTGCCCTTTGGCCCCGCCCTCATCCACCTCTGCCTGCCCACCAAGGACTTCAGCGAGAACATCCTGATGCATTCTGGGAGGACCGGCGTCGCCAAGAGACTGACCCGGGACTGGAACCAGAATCAGAACCAGGACCTGGTCTACATGACGCTGGACGAGTGTCGCAGGCACTTAAACATTTCACATCCGCTCAGTAACAAGATGTTCTGCATGAAGACCCAACCTTCAGGGAACCAACACAGAACCCGACAGAGCCCAAACAGATCTCACAGCAGGTCCCATGTACCTTCAGGGAACCACACTGAGACCCAGAGATCAGGTGGACCTTTAGGGCACCGGATCCAGAACCAAACCCAAAACGCTCAGAATGGGTCTCAGAGCCTTGGCAGAACCTTGAAGCTCCAGAACCAGGAACCCTTACCTGCCGAGTCGAGGTCTGAGGTGGGCTGGTCATTTGACGGGCTGTTGTTGGGAACGCCGGTCGCCACGGTGGAGCGAGGGACGGCCTTCCTGACTGGGCTGCTGAAGTCATCGTCCTCCGGTGGCTTCGTCTTCACCAAACTGTCCCGGTACCTGAACTGGATCCGACCGAGGCTGGAGGCCGCCGAGAGTCACATGACCTCCCAGGTCAGCCAATACCCCGAGGTCTACTGAGTCACATGACCTCCCAGGTCAGCCAATACCCCGAGGTCTACTGAGTCACATGACCTCCGGCCAATACCCCGAGGTCCGCTGAGCCGCTACCTTCAGACTGTTTATTTAAAGCCAACAGAGCTGAGACTAACATCTAGGACCATCTTCTGGAGAACCGATCAGCTGATCCAAAGTTCCTCTCGGGTCTCCGAGGAACCAGTAAATATTCACTGAAGCTAAAATCATAGAATTTAGATATTTTAATCTGATAATAACCACACGTTTGTTCTATGGTCGATGATTTGCAGAAACATGAAGTCTCAGATGTTTCCTTTAGGAAGTTCTATTTGAAATGTGTAAACTTACATTTGCTGACTttgaataaatacattaaaataaatgtctgaATGAGGTTTCAACTCTCTGAACCCAAAACAGGTCTAAAGGTGTTTTCCATTATTTCCAGTGTTGGTAATGTCTGAAAACATGCTGGTTCCAGGTTCTATAATCattgtaaaaatattattttctttatgaacAACCATAATGGGAgagaaaatgaccagaaaaattATGGAAAAACCCAAATGAGATGCAAATCTAACACAATGGATGTAAAAGGGccaaaatgtggcaagaaaaagccaaaacaagatggaaaacaactcaactgcagcacaaaatgaccaaggATGATCACGAAGAGCTTTGATATGTTGATTTCAAGttctttttcctgtattttggGTAAAATAGATGTAAAGATTCAATAACGATGCAGAACATCCAaacaaacagatggaaaatgacagaaatgttgGAGATGGTTCCAGGACTGTAACACTTTTGTAAAATGAAGTGTTCCTTCTCTGGTTTAAGGACACAGAAGACGAAGGAACATTTGATGAGCCTCAGGTAATGATGGAACGTTTGATGAGTCTcaggtaaatggtctgtatttatatagtgctttacgtcacattcacacactgaaagtgtaccatgcaaggtgctaaccacgacccatcaggagcaattaggggctaggtgtcttgctcagggacacctcaacatgagcatgacgggccgaggatcgaacctgCAACcctcggttgcaagacggccactctacccactgagccattcCACCCCCAGGTAGACGATGTGGGAACATTTGATGAGTCTCAGGTAGACGCTGTGGGAACATTTGAGGAGTCTCAGGTAGACGATGGAACATTTGATGACTCTCAGGTAGACGATGTGGGAACGTTTGATGACTCTCAGGTAGACGATGTGGGAACGTTTGATGAGTCTCAGGTAGACGATGTGGGAATGTTTGATGACTCTCAGGTAGACGATGTGGGAACGTTTGATGACTCTCAGGTAGACGATGTGGGAACGTTTGATGAGTCTCAGGTTGACGATGTGGGAACGTTTGATGAGTCTCAGGTTGCCGATGTGGGAACGTTTGATGAGTCTCAGGTAGACGTTGGAACGTTTGACGAGTCTCAGGTTGACGATGTTGGAACAAGACCTTCTGAAACCTTCAGAAATGATCTTAGAGCAGAAGACATCACTGACttgttctggttcctcagagctgcaggaccttaaccctttacgcttcagtgcgtcgtaggtgtaccgccggcggtacacctactaatttgcataggaatttcaagaatgtccgacggctgcaaacacgattatacaaacactatacgccgatggaaagcttagattctcatgaatctgccggtataaaccactttcagatgcgattactacagcgggtgagaaaaacacatttgtccgacaaaaacaaatattcatccatccgttctctatacacggcttcaacgcacacagcgcgactcacatttccgggttcattattacacacaaaaaaaaagattccacaaaaaacggccataatccaaccttttacatccagatgacacaagccagtaaactattttgtccaaaacatgtcctgaagtcgtataaaatccccgaatcggtcattttcaaggaaatgcacctcgcgatgcccgtccaatattccctgtatttttcgtaattttttttatttaaaaatagaatattagcgattttttgtactgaaaacggctggaattgactgaagcttaaagggttaataaagTGTTTAGAAATTCTACTGAAACAGACTccattacccagaatgctcagagaATAACCTATCAGACGGACGTTCTACAAACCAGCAGAGATTTATTCaacagtacaaaataaaagagTAGAAAAGGAGGGCTGAGGTGTGCAACAGtccagaggattgtgggtaacAGGGTTCAGGAGACcgaggacagaggagggaacGGGTTCTGTTTGCTGACCACCAGCTTCTGGTGCTGCTGGGAGATGTAGCCTTTAATGTGGCCCTGAGGAGacaagaagaaggaaaagatcAGCTCCACTCCACTTGCTGCTCAGGTGAGTCTACCTGTAGGTCCTCACCATGTAGATCAGGTTGGCCAGGATGCACTGAACCTCATCGATGTCCACGTCCTCCACCTGCATCATCTTCAGAGACACCAGGAAGGCATCCAGAGGCAGCTGGTGGGTCCTCAGCAGGAGATACCTGGAGATACCAGAGAACGTAAAGTCGTCAATCCACCCATcaatccacccatccatccatcattttcCTTGAACAGGCTCCTGTAGGTAATATTCAGGAGTTTCATtaaaggtccttacacaccgggtGCGTTTTTTACGTGCGTTTTTTTCGGacgtcaatattttttttcgaaCCTGTATCCTGTCAATACACGCGTTCACATCGGCAACGTTTTCTTGCTCAGCGATTTTGCGGCATTTATTTTTTCGGATCATGGTcgatttttctaaagtttcgcattctttgtgaccacttctgaccaatcagattgcGTGTTGTTGCGACATCCCATTCACCGGCATACAACATACTTTTCACTGTCAATTGCGTTGATGTCACGGTCATCAATTAGGTCTCGGTTGTTACCTTACGTTTATGGATTATAGTTTAATGTTGTGCTTACCCGGTACTGGCCCCGACTCACATTACAGTACATGATatcaagacagaaagacatcGCAACGCATCTaatcagaactgaaaataatccgtccggtgttgtgttttctgcttttagtatCTGTGGCATATggtagatattattattattcatactttATAGTTGAAGAAGTGAAGAAGATGTGGAGGAATTTGAGGGACACGTAcgtgagagagaagagagaggagggagaaatgaCGAGGAGTGGCCAGGCaggtggaaaacagaagaagaggtggaaatACATTACGGCAACGTCTTCCTCCCCTTCGGAAAGTCGCAAAAACGCATCGTGCTTGATATGTATGGACAGGTGCGTCAAAACTCGCATCCGAATATTTCGCAATTTCGCATCGTTTATTCGCATCGCtcccggtgtgtaaggacctttaGAAGAACAGGATCCTGGCTTTTGATATTTAGGAGCTTTATTTTGGTAACTCACACTTTCCTGAACAGGTTCCTGTAGGTGATATTCAGGAATTTTATTGTGCTAACTCACACTTTCTTTAACAGGTTCCTGTAAGAGATATTTTGGAGCTTTATTTTGATAACTCACACTTTCTTGAACAGGTTCCTGTAGGTGATATTTAGGAGCTTTATTTTGGAGAACAGGTTCCTGTAGGTGATATTTAGAAGCTTTAGTTTGGCAACCCCCTTTTTCTTGAACACGTTCCTGTAGGTGACATTTAGGAGCTTTATTTTGCTAACTCACACTTTCTGAAACAGGTTCCTGTAGGCGATTTTTAGGAGCTTTATTTTGGTAACTCACATTTCCTTGAACACGTTGCTGTAGGTGACATTTAGGAGCTTTATTTTGGAGAACAGGCTCCTTTAGGTGATATTTAGCAGCTTTATTTTGGTAATTCACATGTCCTTCGACACGTCCCTGTAGGTGACATTTAGGGGCTTTATTTTGGAGAACAGGTTCCTGTAGGTGATATTTAGGAGCTTTATTTTGGTAACTCACACTTTCTGAAACAGGTTCCTGTAGGTCATTTTTAGGAGCTTCATTTTGGTAACTCACACTTCCTTGAACATGTTTCTGTAGGTGACATTTAAGGGCTTTATTTTAGAGAACAGGTTCCTGTAGGTGATATTTAGGAGCTTTATTTTAGTAACTCACACTTCCTTGAACATGTTTCTGTAGGTGACATTTAAGGGCTTTATTTTAGAGAACAGGTTCCTGTAGGTGATATTTAGGAGCTTTATTTTAGTAACTCACACTTCCTTGAACATGTTTCTGTAGGTGACATTTAAGGGCTTTATTTTAGAGAACAGGTTCCTGTAGGTGATATTTAGGAGCTTTATTTTAGTAACTCACACTTCCTTGAACATGTTTCTGTAGGTGACATTTA
This portion of the Acanthochromis polyacanthus isolate Apoly-LR-REF ecotype Palm Island chromosome 22, KAUST_Apoly_ChrSc, whole genome shotgun sequence genome encodes:
- the LOC127531813 gene encoding vitamin K-dependent protein Z-like encodes the protein MAAFLIAIGLLRCFLQVHGDVFRTEPEAVGGFLRSKRANRFLLEEILQGNLERECYEEMCSYEEAREYFEDTTQTIKFWTIYCDGDQCEPNPCLHGGNCTDMVGGFSCSCPAPRHGRLCELVEPGELGDGGPPPIAPQYKQPEVSECPTGGPAACDQLCTASFHSFRCSCMSGFKLQSDGRSCQPEAEFPCGRLPDAAASTCRHGNCPWQVSLLSSSSRGAELCGGVVLGRRSVLTASRCLLASGSNPKPSDFFVLTGNRKILLPVRALFLHNRFQADRHDNDLALLQLDGLLPFGPALIHLCLPTKDFSENILMHSGRTGVAKRLTRDWNQNQNQDLVYMTLDECRRHLNISHPLSNKMFCMKTQPSGNQHRTRQSPNRSHSRSHVPSGNHTETQRSGGPLGHRIQNQTQNAQNGSQSLGRTLKLQNQEPLPAESRSEVGWSFDGLLLGTPVATVERGTAFLTGLLKSSSSGGFVFTKLSRYLNWIRPRLEAAESHMTSQVSQYPEVY